In a genomic window of Streptomyces katrae:
- a CDS encoding trypsin-like serine peptidase, with protein sequence MTGRAVRVCVLAGVCCALVAAGVAFGMGRMGTVARGDGEQGRYVQDAALADESAAAALEKLTEGAPEAQPPVRGFADGDWKASEPLEAREVPAEPAVGALFSPGLDWDDDHHCSGSVVHSAAGDLVVTAAHCVYAGGFRNNLAFVPGYEEGKAPYGVWVPTRIDVDPRWVRDSDPDVDVAFIRVRRAGHPGQRLEDVTGAHPVRFGQQLPVPARLVGYPNDTERPLGCANTAVADGPAQLRFDCADVPNGTSGGPVLSAGNALIGVIGGRDGGGDETTSFSSYFGDDIRALYERAVRD encoded by the coding sequence ATGACGGGCAGGGCCGTACGGGTCTGCGTGCTGGCGGGCGTGTGCTGCGCCCTGGTGGCCGCCGGGGTGGCCTTCGGCATGGGCCGGATGGGGACCGTCGCCCGCGGGGACGGTGAGCAGGGGCGGTACGTGCAGGACGCCGCGCTCGCCGACGAGTCCGCCGCCGCGGCGCTGGAGAAGCTGACCGAGGGGGCCCCGGAGGCCCAGCCGCCGGTACGGGGCTTCGCGGACGGCGACTGGAAGGCGTCCGAGCCGCTGGAGGCCCGGGAGGTGCCGGCCGAGCCCGCCGTCGGAGCGCTGTTCTCGCCCGGCCTGGACTGGGACGACGACCACCACTGCTCGGGGAGCGTGGTGCACTCCGCCGCCGGGGACCTCGTCGTCACCGCGGCGCACTGCGTGTACGCGGGCGGGTTCCGCAACAACCTGGCCTTCGTGCCCGGGTACGAGGAGGGCAAGGCGCCCTACGGGGTGTGGGTGCCCACGCGGATCGACGTGGACCCGCGGTGGGTGCGCGACTCCGACCCGGACGTCGACGTGGCCTTCATACGGGTGCGCCGCGCCGGGCACCCGGGGCAGCGGCTGGAGGACGTCACGGGGGCGCACCCCGTCCGCTTCGGCCAGCAACTGCCGGTGCCGGCCCGGCTGGTGGGGTACCCGAACGACACCGAGCGGCCGCTGGGCTGCGCGAACACTGCCGTGGCCGACGGGCCCGCGCAGCTGCGGTTCGACTGCGCGGACGTCCCCAACGGCACCAGCGGCGGTCCCGTCCTCAGCGCCGGGAACGCTCTGATCGGGGTCATCGGCGGGCGGGACGGGGGCGGGGACGAGACCACCTCGTTCAGCAGCTACTTCGGGGACGACATACGGGCCCTGTACGAGCGGGCCGTGCGCGACTGA
- a CDS encoding immune inhibitor A domain-containing protein → MRRLAAAGAAISLTALAFLATPAQAAAPPPPAPAAPQAGQEAAPPPAPLELQRQALRRQAMEGVAASGGAGGSRRAGPAPRTARIGDQYVELSQERKDKVFVILAEFGDETDPRFGGTPGPVHNTIAKPPKDDNHTLWRKDFDRDFYRQQFFSADPGAASMRAYYNLQSSGRYDLDGTITDWVKLPYNEARYGTDKCTESGQCRTNWDLVRDATKAWYDSELAKGRTPEEIKAELAPYDVWDRYDADHDGNFNEPDGYLDHLVIVHAGKDQTWGGGDQGKDAIWAHRWFAYWDQAGTAGPAGNKAGGTPVGDSGIWAGDYLTGGENSGAGLFSHEFGHDLGLPDLYSSDGDNAVNFWSLMSSASYLGKGPNTTGQFPGDLDPWSKLQLGWLDYTEADAGRRTRATLGVSGYNTQDPQALLVHLPPSTTRTELTDPYEGASQWWSGTGDFMDNTLTRTVGLSAGPATLGARLWYDTEQDFDFLTVEGSSDDGATWTPLPGTVNGTAIPAKGVSGSSAGWTELKVPLPAATTRIRFHATSDGNTHGRGVTFDDLRITSDADGRTLFTDGAENGTGDWTARKWSRTEGRTGTESHPRAYFAENRRYTGYGSYLRTGPYNFTSTDNRVEFYPYQQGVLLWLWDTAYSDNTTKAHPGSGLILPVDARPDALRYPDGTLANARAQTFDATFSTRPADRVTFHKTGSTLTVPSRPGVAVFDDHRTSYWNADLPQVGVKVPDTGTRLQVLRESATTTTLQLSPSAP, encoded by the coding sequence TTGCGCAGACTTGCCGCGGCGGGAGCGGCGATATCACTCACCGCTCTCGCCTTCCTCGCCACCCCCGCCCAGGCGGCCGCCCCGCCCCCGCCGGCCCCCGCCGCCCCGCAGGCCGGACAGGAGGCCGCCCCGCCGCCCGCGCCCCTCGAACTCCAGCGCCAGGCCCTGCGCCGCCAGGCCATGGAGGGCGTCGCGGCGAGCGGCGGCGCAGGCGGATCGCGCCGGGCCGGCCCGGCCCCCCGTACCGCCAGGATCGGCGACCAGTACGTCGAGCTCTCGCAGGAGCGCAAGGACAAGGTGTTCGTCATCCTCGCCGAGTTCGGCGACGAGACGGACCCCCGCTTCGGCGGCACCCCCGGCCCCGTGCACAACACCATCGCCAAGCCGCCCAAGGACGACAACCACACCCTCTGGCGCAAGGACTTCGACCGGGACTTCTACCGGCAGCAGTTCTTCTCCGCCGACCCGGGCGCGGCCTCGATGCGGGCCTACTACAACCTCCAGTCCTCCGGCCGCTACGACCTCGACGGCACGATCACCGACTGGGTCAAGCTCCCCTACAACGAGGCCCGTTACGGCACGGACAAGTGCACCGAGTCCGGCCAGTGCCGCACCAACTGGGACCTGGTGCGCGACGCCACCAAGGCCTGGTACGACTCCGAACTCGCCAAGGGCCGTACGCCGGAGGAGATCAAGGCCGAGCTCGCCCCGTACGACGTGTGGGACCGCTACGACGCCGACCACGACGGCAACTTCAACGAGCCCGACGGCTACCTCGACCACCTGGTGATCGTCCACGCGGGCAAGGACCAGACCTGGGGCGGCGGCGACCAGGGCAAGGACGCCATCTGGGCCCACCGCTGGTTCGCCTACTGGGACCAGGCCGGCACCGCGGGCCCGGCCGGCAACAAGGCGGGCGGCACCCCGGTCGGCGACTCCGGCATCTGGGCCGGCGACTACCTCACCGGCGGCGAGAACAGCGGCGCGGGCCTCTTCTCCCACGAGTTCGGCCACGACCTGGGCCTGCCCGACCTGTACAGCTCGGACGGGGACAACGCCGTCAACTTCTGGTCCCTGATGTCCTCGGCCTCCTACCTGGGCAAGGGCCCCAACACCACGGGGCAGTTCCCCGGCGACCTGGACCCGTGGAGCAAGCTCCAGCTGGGCTGGCTGGACTACACGGAGGCCGACGCGGGCCGCAGGACCCGCGCCACCCTGGGCGTCTCGGGCTACAACACCCAGGACCCCCAGGCCCTCCTGGTCCACCTCCCGCCCTCCACCACCCGCACCGAGCTCACCGACCCGTACGAGGGCGCGAGCCAGTGGTGGAGCGGCACCGGTGACTTCATGGACAACACCCTCACCCGCACCGTCGGCCTCTCCGCCGGGCCGGCGACCCTCGGAGCCCGCCTCTGGTACGACACGGAGCAGGACTTCGACTTCCTCACGGTCGAAGGCTCCTCCGACGACGGCGCCACCTGGACCCCGCTGCCCGGCACGGTGAACGGGACGGCCATCCCCGCGAAGGGGGTCTCCGGCTCCTCGGCCGGCTGGACCGAACTCAAGGTCCCGCTCCCGGCCGCCACCACCCGGATCCGCTTCCACGCCACCTCGGACGGCAACACCCACGGCCGCGGCGTCACCTTCGACGACCTGCGCATCACCTCGGACGCCGACGGCCGCACCCTCTTCACCGACGGTGCCGAGAACGGAACCGGCGACTGGACGGCCCGCAAGTGGTCCCGCACCGAGGGCCGCACGGGCACGGAGTCCCACCCGCGCGCCTACTTCGCGGAGAACCGCCGCTACACGGGCTACGGCTCCTACCTGCGCACCGGTCCGTACAACTTCACCTCCACGGACAACCGGGTCGAGTTCTACCCCTACCAGCAGGGCGTGCTGCTCTGGCTCTGGGACACCGCCTACAGCGACAACACCACGAAGGCGCATCCGGGTTCGGGCCTGATCCTCCCGGTCGACGCCCGCCCGGACGCCCTCCGCTACCCCGACGGAACCTTGGCCAACGCCCGGGCCCAGACCTTCGACGCGACCTTCTCCACCCGCCCCGCCGACCGCGTCACCTTCCACAAGACCGGCAGCACCCTGACCGTCCCCTCCCGCCCGGGCGTCGCCGTCTTCGACGACCACCGCACCTCCTACTGGAACGCGGACCTGCCCCAGGTGGGCGTCAAGGTCCCGGACACCGGCACCCGCCTCCAGGTCCTGCGCGAATCCGCCACGACCACCACCCTCCAGCTCTCCCCGTCCGCCCCCTGA
- a CDS encoding AMP-binding protein encodes MSGPDGREGPEGVAPLPAQGYATLTFEAPAERPGIGAAAPDRTPPGGWHLPWDRLGTAEAARVLGQLRAGQYEFHTSGVTGEPVRRVLSGELLAADAAHAARLLAPYAPGAVVSFVPPRHAFGASATMMLPALTGLPVWFWPADDCPPPPVAARRIAVVAIPRTFRALARHPRWTASFEHLVLLHGSAELPPEARRFRDDPRIDLIELLGSTETGAVAHRSGWDPQGAWTLLDDVAFAAPAVGAEGPLTVTGPRLAALPDGGRPAHHEMDDLVHRLGDRLFLRRGRRAHLLKANGIRHDLGAIAARLAAALPGADVACVRTPGPRGGEAYDILVAGGGPLTAEGVRAAARGLGAEPRRVHLVDHIPRGPLGKPLAVPPQPPA; translated from the coding sequence GTGAGCGGCCCGGACGGCCGGGAGGGCCCGGAGGGCGTGGCCCCGCTCCCCGCGCAGGGGTACGCGACCCTCACCTTCGAGGCGCCGGCGGAGCGCCCCGGCATCGGGGCCGCCGCCCCCGACCGCACGCCCCCCGGCGGCTGGCACCTGCCCTGGGACCGGCTCGGCACCGCCGAAGCCGCTCGCGTGCTCGGGCAACTCCGCGCAGGGCAGTACGAGTTCCACACCTCGGGCGTCACCGGTGAGCCCGTCCGACGGGTCCTGTCCGGCGAACTGCTCGCGGCCGACGCCGCGCACGCCGCCCGCCTGCTGGCCCCGTACGCCCCCGGGGCCGTCGTCAGCTTCGTCCCGCCCCGGCACGCCTTCGGGGCCTCCGCCACGATGATGCTGCCCGCCCTCACCGGGCTGCCGGTGTGGTTCTGGCCCGCCGACGACTGCCCGCCCCCGCCCGTCGCCGCCCGGCGGATCGCCGTCGTCGCCATCCCGCGGACCTTCCGGGCCCTGGCCCGCCACCCGCGCTGGACGGCCTCCTTCGAACACCTCGTCCTCCTCCACGGCTCCGCCGAACTCCCGCCCGAGGCACGCCGGTTCCGGGACGACCCACGCATCGACCTGATCGAGCTGCTGGGCTCCACCGAGACCGGTGCCGTCGCGCACCGCAGCGGCTGGGACCCGCAGGGGGCGTGGACCCTCCTGGACGACGTCGCCTTCGCCGCCCCGGCCGTCGGCGCAGAGGGCCCGCTCACCGTCACCGGCCCCCGCCTCGCGGCCCTCCCCGACGGAGGCCGCCCAGCGCACCACGAGATGGACGACCTCGTGCACCGCCTCGGCGACCGGCTCTTCCTGCGCCGCGGCCGCCGCGCCCACCTGCTCAAGGCCAACGGGATCCGGCACGACCTGGGCGCCATCGCCGCCCGGCTGGCCGCCGCACTCCCCGGGGCGGACGTGGCCTGCGTGCGCACCCCCGGACCGCGGGGCGGCGAGGCGTACGACATCCTCGTCGCCGGGGGAGGCCCCCTGACCGCGGAGGGCGTACGCGCCGCCGCCCGCGGCCTCGGCGCCGAACCCCGACGGGTCCACCTCGTCGACCACATCCCGCGCGGCCCCCTCGGCAAACCGCTGGCCGTCCCCCCACAACCCCCCGCATGA
- a CDS encoding phosphatidylinositol-specific phospholipase C domain-containing protein, translating to MSIRTRLRAAAALLTAALATVAVSATPAASAPTGASATGDLRYSASTGVGVHNAYEKAKYPYLADALDSGAAMLELDVWTNFFGSSWRVSHDNPFGNDNNCENAATPAQLRTKSRDQNLAGCLSDIRSWHDAHPGHRPVVLKLELKDGFAANLGRGPAALDSLLTSKLGDALYTPGRLAAGYPDLDTAARADAWPTRVQMAGKFLVELIPGTLEEGNSADRLWTDREYAEYLRDHLSTAAAFPAVHRAEAGDPRSRYADPALRPWFVVFDGDASAYASGTIDTAWYDRNHYLLIATDAQNVSPAIDAVHPTEAQARDRVALMAGHHASITSADWYPLPSVLATVLPRG from the coding sequence ATGTCCATCCGCACCCGCCTGCGCGCGGCAGCCGCACTGCTGACCGCTGCCCTCGCGACCGTCGCCGTATCCGCCACCCCGGCAGCCTCCGCCCCCACGGGCGCCTCCGCGACCGGCGACCTCCGGTACTCCGCGTCCACCGGCGTGGGAGTCCACAACGCCTACGAGAAGGCCAAGTACCCCTACCTCGCGGACGCCCTGGACTCGGGCGCGGCCATGCTGGAGCTGGACGTCTGGACCAACTTCTTCGGCAGCTCCTGGCGCGTCTCCCACGACAACCCCTTCGGCAACGACAACAACTGCGAGAACGCCGCCACCCCCGCCCAGCTGCGCACGAAGTCCCGCGACCAGAACCTTGCGGGCTGCCTCTCCGACATCCGCAGCTGGCACGACGCCCACCCCGGCCACCGCCCGGTCGTCCTCAAGCTGGAGCTCAAGGACGGTTTCGCCGCGAACCTGGGCCGGGGCCCGGCCGCGCTCGACTCCCTCCTCACCTCGAAGCTGGGCGACGCCCTCTACACCCCCGGCCGGCTGGCCGCCGGCTACCCCGACCTGGATACGGCGGCCCGCGCCGACGCCTGGCCGACCCGGGTGCAGATGGCGGGCAAGTTCCTGGTCGAGCTGATCCCGGGCACCCTGGAGGAGGGCAACAGCGCGGACAGGCTCTGGACGGACCGCGAGTACGCCGAGTACCTGCGCGACCACCTCTCCACGGCCGCCGCCTTCCCGGCGGTCCACCGCGCCGAGGCGGGCGACCCCCGGAGCCGCTACGCGGACCCGGCCCTGCGCCCCTGGTTCGTCGTCTTCGACGGCGACGCGTCCGCCTACGCCTCGGGCACGATCGACACCGCCTGGTACGACCGCAACCACTACCTCCTGATCGCCACGGACGCCCAGAACGTCTCCCCGGCGATCGACGCGGTCCACCCCACGGAGGCCCAGGCCCGCGACCGGGTGGCGCTGATGGCGGGCCACCACGCCTCGATCACCTCCGCGGACTGGTACCCCCTGCCCTCGGTCCTCGCCACGGTCCTGCCCCGCGGCTGA